A genomic window from Helicobacter pylori includes:
- a CDS encoding type III pantothenate kinase yields MPAGQSFKDLKNLVLCDIGNTRIHFAQGYRLFSSAKEDLKRLDIQKEIFYISVNEENEKALLDCYPNAKNIAGFFHLETDYIGLGIDRQMACLAVANGVVVDAGSAITIDLIKEGKHLGGCILPGLAQYTHAYKKSAKILEQPFKALDSLEILPKNTRDAVNYGMILSVIACIQHLAKDQKIYLCGGDAKFLSAFLVHSVCKERLVFDGMEIALKKAGILKCK; encoded by the coding sequence ATGCCAGCTGGGCAATCTTTTAAAGATTTGAAAAACCTGGTTTTATGCGATATAGGCAACACGCGCATCCATTTTGCACAAGGTTATCGGCTCTTTTCAAGCGCTAAAGAAGATTTAAAGCGTTTGGACATTCAAAAGGAAATTTTTTACATTAGCGTGAATGAAGAAAATGAAAAAGCCCTTTTAGATTGTTACCCTAACGCTAAAAATATTGCAGGATTTTTTCATTTAGAAACCGATTATATAGGGCTTGGGATAGACCGGCAAATGGCGTGTTTGGCGGTGGCTAATGGCGTGGTGGTGGATGCAGGGAGCGCGATTACGATAGATTTAATCAAAGAGGGCAAGCATTTAGGGGGGTGTATTTTACCCGGATTAGCCCAATATACCCATGCGTATAAAAAAAGCGCTAAAATCTTAGAGCAGCCTTTCAAAGCCTTAGATTCTTTAGAAATTTTACCTAAAAACACCAGAGACGCCGTGAATTATGGCATGATTTTGAGCGTGATTGCTTGTATCCAACATTTAGCCAAAGATCAAAAAATCTATCTTTGTGGGGGCGATGCGAAATTTTTGAGCGCGTTTTTAGTGCATTCTGTTTGTAAGGAGCGCTTGGTTTTTGACGGCATGGAGATCGCTCTTAAAAAAGCGGGGATACTAAAATGCAAATGA
- a CDS encoding ABC-F family ATP-binding cassette domain-containing protein: MLQTINLTQRYATKKLFENVNIKLDKNKRYGLIGANGAGKSTFLKILSKSIDCSSGEVIITSGMRMGVLGQDQYAFEDLSLKDAVLIGNKRLYDAIKEKERLYTEGDLSDDKVNARLGELETICVEEDPMYECEVVIEKILEDLGIPSSRHNDLMKTLPSSDKFKILLAQVLFPKPDILLLDEPTNNLDLNAIEWLENNLKRHEGTMVVISHDRHFLNAVCTHILDLDFHSVREFSGNYDDWYIASTLIAKQQEAERNKKLKEKEELEKFIARFSANASKAKQATSRQKQLDKLDIQSLAVSSRRDPSIIFKPKRTIGNEALECENISKSYDGQIVLNQVSLKVMPKDKIALIGPNGVGKSTLCKILVEELKPDKGVVKWGATVSKGYFPQNVSEEISGEETLYQWLFNFNKKIESAEVRNALGRMLFNGEEQEKCVNALSGGEKHRMVLSKLMLEGGNFLVLDEPTNHLDLEAIIALGEALYKFDGAVICISHDRELIDAYANRIIELVPSPKGAQIIDFKGSYEEYLASKK; this comes from the coding sequence ATGCTGCAAACCATCAACTTAACGCAACGCTATGCGACTAAAAAATTGTTTGAAAACGTGAATATCAAGCTGGATAAAAACAAGCGCTACGGGCTTATTGGGGCTAATGGCGCAGGAAAGTCCACTTTTTTAAAGATTTTAAGCAAGAGTATTGATTGCAGCAGTGGGGAAGTTATCATCACAAGCGGGATGAGAATGGGGGTTTTAGGGCAGGATCAATACGCTTTTGAAGATTTGAGCCTTAAAGATGCGGTTTTAATAGGCAATAAGCGTTTGTATGACGCTATCAAAGAAAAAGAGCGCTTATACACTGAAGGCGATTTGAGCGATGATAAAGTGAATGCGAGACTAGGGGAGTTGGAAACCATTTGCGTAGAAGAAGATCCCATGTATGAATGCGAAGTGGTGATTGAAAAGATTTTAGAAGATTTAGGCATTCCTAGCTCTAGGCATAACGATTTGATGAAAACCTTGCCAAGTAGCGATAAATTTAAGATCCTTTTAGCTCAAGTGTTATTCCCTAAACCGGATATTTTGCTTTTAGATGAGCCTACAAACAATTTGGATTTAAACGCCATTGAATGGCTAGAAAACAATCTCAAACGCCATGAAGGCACGATGGTGGTCATTAGCCATGACAGGCATTTTTTGAATGCAGTATGCACGCATATTTTAGATTTGGATTTCCATAGCGTGCGCGAATTTAGCGGGAATTATGACGATTGGTATATCGCTTCTACTCTGATCGCTAAACAGCAAGAGGCTGAACGCAATAAAAAACTCAAAGAAAAAGAAGAGCTAGAAAAATTTATCGCTCGTTTTAGCGCTAACGCTTCCAAAGCCAAGCAAGCCACCAGCCGCCAAAAACAACTGGATAAATTAGACATTCAAAGCCTAGCGGTATCTAGCAGGAGGGATCCAAGCATCATTTTTAAACCCAAACGCACCATTGGCAACGAAGCCTTAGAATGCGAAAATATTTCTAAAAGTTATGATGGGCAAATTGTTTTAAATCAAGTGAGCTTGAAAGTGATGCCTAAAGATAAAATCGCCCTCATAGGGCCAAATGGCGTGGGAAAATCCACGCTTTGCAAAATTTTAGTAGAAGAATTAAAGCCCGATAAGGGCGTGGTGAAATGGGGGGCGACCGTTTCAAAAGGCTATTTCCCTCAAAACGTGAGCGAAGAAATTAGCGGCGAAGAGACCTTGTATCAATGGCTCTTTAATTTCAATAAAAAGATTGAAAGCGCTGAGGTGAGAAATGCATTAGGGAGGATGCTTTTTAATGGCGAAGAGCAAGAAAAGTGCGTGAACGCTTTGAGTGGGGGCGAAAAACACCGAATGGTTTTATCCAAGCTCATGCTAGAAGGGGGGAATTTTTTAGTCTTAGACGAGCCGACTAACCATTTGGATTTAGAAGCGATTATCGCTTTGGGCGAAGCGCTTTATAAATTTGATGGGGCGGTGATTTGCATAAGCCATGACAGAGAGTTGATTGATGCGTATGCAAACCGGATCATTGAATTAGTCCCAAGCCCTAAAGGCGCTCAAATCATTGATTTTAAAGGCAGTTATGAAGAATACCTAGCGAGTAAAAAATGA
- the gmhB gene encoding D-glycero-beta-D-manno-heptose 1,7-bisphosphate 7-phosphatase encodes MSANKALFLDRDGIINIDKGYVSQKEDFEFQKGIFELLRHAKSLGYKLLLITNQSGINRGYYTLKDFENLTAYLQESLLKELGFNLDGIYFCRHAPEENCACRKPKPSLILQASKEHQICLEKSFMIGDKESDMLAGLNAKVKNNLLLSANFLKTPHSWIQCKNLKEMIDWIK; translated from the coding sequence ATGAGCGCTAACAAAGCCCTTTTTTTAGACAGAGACGGCATTATTAATATTGATAAAGGCTATGTGAGCCAAAAAGAAGATTTTGAATTCCAAAAAGGGATTTTTGAATTGTTAAGGCATGCGAAATCTTTAGGTTATAAACTGCTTTTAATCACCAACCAATCCGGGATCAACCGAGGCTATTACACCCTTAAAGACTTTGAAAACCTCACCGCATACCTCCAAGAAAGCTTGCTTAAAGAATTAGGTTTTAATTTAGATGGCATTTATTTTTGCAGGCACGCCCCAGAAGAAAATTGCGCTTGCAGGAAGCCAAAACCCTCTTTGATTTTACAAGCCTCCAAAGAGCATCAAATTTGTTTGGAAAAATCTTTTATGATAGGCGATAAAGAAAGCGACATGTTAGCCGGCTTGAACGCTAAAGTTAAAAATAACCTCTTATTGAGCGCAAATTTTTTAAAAACTCCTCATTCTTGGATACAATGTAAAAATCTTAAAGAGATGATTGATTGGATTAAATAA
- the rfaE1 gene encoding D-glycero-beta-D-manno-heptose-7-phosphate kinase → MKKILVIGDLIADYYLWGKSERLSPEAPVPVLEVKKESKNLGGAANVANNLISLGAKVFLCGVVGDDLEGKHFINALKIREIDTSGVLVDKTRCTTLKTRIIVQNQQIVRVDKEIKDPLNADLKKHLLDFIAEKIQEMDGVILSDYNKGVLDFELTQTIIALANTHRKLILCDPKGKDYSKYSHASLITPNRFELEQALHLKLDSHANLLKALKILKETYHIAMPLVTLSEQGIAFLEKNELINCPTIAKEVYDVTGAGDTVIAALTLSLLESKDLKKACEFANAAAAVVVGKMGSALASLEEIALILNQTHPKILSLEKLLNILEHHKQKVVFTNGCFDILHKGHASYLQKAKALGDILIVGLNSDASIKRLKGDKRPIVGEKDRAFLLASLSCVDYVVVFEEDTPIKLIQALKPDILVKGADYLNKEVIGSELVKETCLMAFEEGYSTSAIIEKIKRTHND, encoded by the coding sequence ATGAAAAAAATCTTAGTCATAGGGGATTTGATCGCTGATTATTATTTATGGGGGAAGAGCGAACGCCTTTCGCCTGAAGCCCCTGTGCCTGTTTTAGAAGTCAAAAAAGAGAGCAAGAATTTAGGCGGAGCGGCTAATGTGGCCAATAACCTCATCTCTTTAGGGGCTAAAGTCTTTTTATGTGGGGTAGTGGGCGATGATTTAGAGGGCAAGCATTTCATTAACGCTTTAAAAATAAGAGAGATTGACACTTCAGGCGTCTTAGTAGATAAAACCCGTTGCACCACGCTCAAAACGCGCATTATCGTGCAAAACCAACAAATCGTGCGCGTGGATAAGGAAATCAAAGATCCCTTAAACGCCGATTTAAAAAAACATCTTTTAGACTTTATCGCAGAAAAAATCCAAGAAATGGATGGGGTTATCCTTTCAGATTACAATAAGGGCGTTTTGGATTTTGAACTCACCCAAACCATCATTGCATTGGCCAACACGCACCGCAAGCTCATTTTATGCGACCCTAAAGGGAAAGATTATAGCAAATATTCCCATGCGAGTTTGATCACGCCCAATCGTTTTGAATTAGAGCAAGCGCTCCATTTGAAATTAGACAGCCATGCCAATTTATTAAAAGCGCTTAAAATCTTAAAAGAAACTTATCATATCGCCATGCCTTTAGTCACTTTGAGCGAGCAAGGCATCGCTTTTTTGGAAAAAAACGAGCTAATCAATTGCCCCACCATCGCTAAAGAAGTTTATGATGTAACCGGGGCAGGCGATACGGTGATTGCAGCTTTAACGCTTTCTTTATTAGAGTCAAAAGATCTTAAAAAAGCTTGCGAGTTTGCCAATGCAGCAGCGGCTGTGGTGGTGGGTAAAATGGGGAGCGCGTTAGCGAGTTTGGAAGAAATCGCTTTGATTTTAAACCAAACGCACCCTAAAATCCTTTCTTTAGAAAAGCTTTTAAACATTTTAGAGCATCATAAACAAAAAGTCGTTTTCACCAATGGCTGTTTTGATATTCTCCATAAAGGGCATGCGAGCTATTTGCAAAAGGCTAAAGCTTTAGGGGATATTCTCATTGTAGGGTTAAACAGCGATGCTTCCATTAAAAGGCTTAAGGGGGATAAACGCCCCATAGTGGGCGAAAAAGACAGAGCTTTTCTTTTAGCGAGTTTGTCTTGCGTGGATTATGTCGTGGTGTTTGAAGAAGACACGCCCATAAAATTAATCCAAGCCCTAAAGCCTGATATTTTAGTCAAGGGGGCGGACTATCTCAATAAAGAAGTCATAGGGAGCGAGTTGGTTAAAGAAACTTGTTTGATGGCGTTTGAAGAAGGGTATTCTACAAGCGCTATTATAGAAAAAATTAAAAGGACACACAATGATTAA
- the guaC gene encoding GMP reductase, which translates to MKVFDYEDVQLIPNKCIVNSRSECDTTTTLGKHTFKMPIVPANMQTIINDSIAEFLAENGYFYIMHRFDGAARIPFIKKMKERQLISSISVGVKKEEYLFVEELAKQGLTPDYITIDIAHGHSNSVIRMIQHIKTHLPETFVIAGNVGTPEAVRELENAGADATKVGIGPGKVCITKIKTGFGTGGWQLAALRWCAKAARKPIIADGGIRTHGDIAKSIRFGATMVMIGSLFAGHEESSGETKIENGIAYKEYFGSASEFQKGEKKNIEGKKIWIQHKGSLKDTLIEMHQDLQSAISYAGGRDLEAIRKVDYVIVKNSIFNGDTL; encoded by the coding sequence TTGAAAGTATTTGATTATGAAGATGTCCAACTAATCCCCAATAAATGTATCGTGAATAGCCGTTCAGAGTGCGATACGACCACTACATTAGGTAAACACACATTTAAAATGCCCATAGTGCCAGCAAATATGCAAACAATCATCAATGACTCGATCGCAGAATTTCTAGCAGAAAATGGCTATTTCTACATCATGCATCGTTTTGATGGAGCGGCAAGAATCCCATTTATCAAAAAAATGAAGGAACGCCAATTAATTAGCTCAATCAGTGTGGGGGTAAAAAAGGAAGAATATCTTTTTGTAGAAGAGTTGGCCAAACAAGGATTAACGCCAGACTATATCACGATCGATATTGCGCATGGCCATTCAAATTCTGTCATTAGAATGATCCAACACATCAAAACGCATTTACCAGAAACTTTTGTGATTGCCGGAAATGTTGGCACGCCAGAAGCAGTCCGTGAATTAGAGAATGCCGGTGCTGACGCTACGAAAGTTGGCATCGGGCCCGGGAAAGTGTGTATCACCAAAATCAAAACAGGCTTTGGCACTGGTGGTTGGCAACTGGCGGCTCTTAGATGGTGCGCTAAAGCAGCAAGAAAGCCGATTATTGCAGATGGTGGCATTCGCACGCATGGGGATATTGCAAAATCAATACGCTTTGGCGCGACAATGGTCATGATTGGCTCGCTTTTTGCAGGGCATGAAGAATCGTCTGGAGAAACAAAAATAGAAAATGGTATCGCATATAAAGAATATTTCGGATCTGCATCAGAATTCCAAAAAGGTGAAAAGAAAAATATCGAAGGTAAAAAAATTTGGATCCAACATAAAGGATCCTTAAAAGATACGCTGATTGAAATGCATCAAGATCTACAATCTGCGATCTCTTATGCAGGTGGGAGAGACCTTGAAGCGATTCGAAAAGTTGATTATGTGATTGTGAAAAATTCAATTTTCAATGGAGACACACTCTAA
- a CDS encoding sulfite exporter TauE/SafE family protein — MQMMHNLSFLGMFVAALSMSLGHCVGMCGGIVSAFSQIRLSQTTSFSYQLACHAFYNLGRISTYMLLGAITAGLGHSLSVGMGFRGALLMGMGIVLILLALLGSKVEKLSFEIPFISLLMKKTLRSQSVLGLYFLGVLNGFLPCMMVYSFLASVILSHSAFMGAMLGLSFGLGTSVPLFLMGVFLSKISTSYRKFFNLLSKSLMGVFGLYVLYMGIMLINHQTPHAMQHQSDMMHHQNHTTPHQESHHER; from the coding sequence ATGCAAATGATGCACAATTTGAGTTTTTTAGGCATGTTTGTGGCCGCCTTGAGCATGTCTTTAGGGCATTGTGTGGGCATGTGTGGGGGGATTGTGAGCGCGTTTAGTCAAATAAGATTGTCTCAAACGACAAGTTTTTCTTACCAGCTCGCTTGCCATGCCTTTTATAATTTAGGAAGGATCAGCACTTACATGCTTTTAGGGGCTATAACGGCAGGATTAGGGCATAGCCTTAGCGTGGGCATGGGTTTTAGGGGCGCTTTATTGATGGGCATGGGGATTGTTTTAATCCTTTTAGCGCTTTTAGGATCTAAAGTGGAAAAATTAAGCTTTGAAATCCCTTTCATTTCTCTTTTGATGAAAAAAACCTTGCGATCTCAAAGCGTTTTGGGGCTGTATTTTTTAGGCGTGTTGAACGGGTTTTTGCCTTGCATGATGGTGTATTCGTTTTTAGCGAGCGTGATTCTTAGTCATAGCGCGTTTATGGGGGCGATGCTAGGCCTTTCTTTTGGGCTTGGCACTAGCGTGCCGTTGTTTTTAATGGGGGTTTTTTTGAGTAAAATTTCTACCTCTTATAGGAAATTTTTCAATCTTTTGTCTAAAAGTTTGATGGGGGTTTTTGGGCTTTATGTCCTTTATATGGGGATCATGCTCATTAACCACCAAACACCCCATGCAATGCAGCACCAAAGCGATATGATGCACCACCAAAACCACACCACACCACACCAAGAAAGCCACCATGAGCGCTAA
- a CDS encoding DNA cytosine methyltransferase, with the protein MNLLSLFAGAGGLDLGFEKAGFKIVIANEYDKNIAPTYRLNHKNTQLLEKDIKNLQTSEINFSVDGIIGGPPCQSWSEAGNLKGIDDARGQLFYEYLCLLKELKPKFFLAENVRGMLAQRHEKSVKNILDAFKECGYEVNTHLVNAKDYGVAQERLMVFYIGFRKDLKVNYAFPKGSTRLKKLTLKDVIWDLKDSVVCALAKNKHNPNAINNHEYFIGSYSPIFMSRNRVKNWDEQAFTIQASGRQCQLHPQAPKMAKFGKNDCRFIEDYQHLYRRLSVRECARIQGFDDGFYFVYENLNDAYKMIGNAVPVSLAKEIAVSIYKVLY; encoded by the coding sequence TTGAATTTACTTTCATTATTTGCTGGAGCCGGAGGGCTGGATTTAGGCTTTGAAAAAGCAGGGTTTAAAATAGTCATTGCCAATGAATACGATAAAAATATCGCACCCACTTACAGACTCAACCATAAAAATACACAACTGCTAGAAAAAGACATTAAAAATTTACAAACCAGTGAAATTAACTTTTCTGTTGATGGGATTATTGGCGGTCCGCCATGCCAGAGTTGGTCAGAAGCGGGGAATTTAAAAGGGATTGATGACGCTAGGGGGCAGTTATTTTATGAATATTTGTGCCTTTTAAAAGAGCTTAAGCCCAAATTTTTTTTAGCTGAAAATGTAAGGGGCATGCTCGCTCAACGCCACGAAAAGAGCGTAAAAAATATCCTTGATGCTTTTAAGGAGTGCGGCTATGAAGTCAATACACATTTAGTGAATGCTAAAGACTATGGGGTAGCGCAAGAAAGGCTTATGGTTTTTTATATTGGTTTTAGGAAGGATTTAAAAGTCAATTACGCTTTTCCTAAAGGCTCAACGCGTTTAAAAAAACTCACTTTAAAAGATGTTATTTGGGATCTAAAAGATAGCGTGGTGTGCGCTTTAGCCAAAAACAAACATAACCCTAACGCCATTAACAATCATGAATATTTTATTGGTTCTTATTCGCCGATCTTTATGAGCAGGAATCGTGTAAAAAATTGGGATGAACAAGCTTTTACGATACAAGCATCAGGAAGACAATGCCAACTGCACCCACAAGCCCCCAAAATGGCTAAGTTTGGCAAAAATGATTGCAGATTTATAGAAGATTACCAACATTTATACCGCCGTTTGAGCGTGCGGGAGTGTGCGAGGATTCAAGGTTTTGATGATGGTTTTTATTTTGTTTATGAAAATCTTAACGACGCTTATAAAATGATAGGTAATGCTGTGCCTGTAAGTTTGGCTAAAGAGATTGCTGTAAGTATTTATAAGGTGTTATATTGA
- the rfaD gene encoding ADP-glyceromanno-heptose 6-epimerase, with translation MRYIDDELENQTILITGGAGFVGSNLAFYFQDNHPKAKVIILDKFRSNTLSSNGRPSSLGHFKNLIGFKGEVITADINNPLDLRRLEKLHFDYLFHQAAISDTTMLDQELVMKTNYQAFLRLLEIAQPKKAKVIYASSAGVYGNTKAPNVVGSNESPENVYGFSKLCMDEFVRSHSSDLIQVGLRFFNVYGPREFYKEKTASMVLQLALQALAFKEVKLFEFGEQLRDFVYIEDVIQANVKAMKAQKSGVYNVGYSQARSYNEIVSILKEHLGDFKVSYIKNPYPFFQEYTQAHLEPTILDLDYTPLYDLESGIKDYLPHIHAIFKEQYA, from the coding sequence ATGCGTTATATTGATGATGAATTAGAGAATCAAACGATTTTAATTACCGGTGGGGCTGGTTTTGTGGGCAGTAATTTGGCCTTTTATTTTCAAGATAACCACCCTAAAGCTAAAGTGATCATTTTAGATAAATTCCGTAGCAACACGCTTTCAAGCAATGGTCGTCCGAGTTCTTTAGGGCATTTTAAAAATTTAATCGGTTTTAAGGGGGAAGTGATCACGGCTGATATTAATAACCCTTTAGATTTAAGGCGTTTAGAAAAGTTGCATTTTGATTATTTGTTCCACCAGGCCGCTATCTCTGATACAACCATGTTAGATCAAGAATTAGTGATGAAAACCAACTATCAGGCTTTTTTACGGCTTTTAGAAATCGCCCAACCCAAAAAGGCTAAAGTGATTTACGCTTCTTCAGCAGGCGTTTATGGTAACACCAAAGCCCCCAATGTGGTAGGCTCAAACGAAAGCCCTGAAAATGTTTATGGCTTTTCTAAGCTTTGCATGGACGAATTTGTCCGATCCCATTCAAGCGATCTCATTCAAGTGGGCTTACGATTTTTTAATGTCTATGGGCCTAGGGAATTTTATAAGGAAAAAACCGCCTCCATGGTTTTGCAACTCGCTTTGCAAGCGCTAGCGTTTAAGGAAGTCAAGCTTTTTGAATTTGGCGAGCAGTTAAGGGATTTTGTCTATATTGAAGATGTGATCCAAGCGAATGTGAAAGCGATGAAAGCCCAAAAAAGCGGGGTTTATAATGTGGGTTATTCGCAAGCCAGGAGCTATAATGAGATTGTTAGCATTTTAAAAGAGCATTTAGGGGATTTTAAAGTGAGTTATATTAAAAACCCTTATCCTTTTTTCCAAGAGTACACGCAAGCGCATCTTGAACCCACTATTTTGGATTTAGACTACACCCCCTTATACGATTTAGAAAGCGGCATTAAGGATTATTTGCCCCATATCCATGCGATTTTTAAAGAACAATACGCATGA
- the gmhA gene encoding D-sedoheptulose 7-phosphate isomerase, with protein MIKDLIKKEFLAHKEALEKSLESLEGALIQSVQLLIETLENQGKILICGNGGSASDAQHFAAELTGRYKLERKGLSAISLSTDTSALTAIANDYGYEEVFARQLEALGNKEDVLIGISTSGNSKNVLKAYEKAKDLGIKTISLVGRDGGKMKPLSDIALIVPSDDTPRIQEIHILAIHILCDCIERHFAHKN; from the coding sequence ATGATTAAGGATTTGATTAAAAAAGAATTTTTAGCCCATAAGGAAGCGTTAGAAAAAAGTTTAGAAAGTTTGGAAGGAGCGTTAATCCAAAGCGTCCAACTTTTGATAGAAACTTTAGAAAATCAAGGAAAAATCCTTATTTGCGGTAACGGGGGGAGTGCGAGCGATGCGCAGCATTTTGCCGCTGAATTGACCGGGCGCTATAAGTTGGAAAGAAAGGGTTTGAGCGCGATAAGTTTAAGCACGGATACCTCAGCCCTCACGGCCATTGCGAATGATTATGGCTATGAAGAAGTGTTTGCCAGACAATTAGAAGCGCTAGGGAATAAAGAAGATGTTTTGATAGGGATTTCTACAAGCGGTAATTCCAAAAATGTCCTAAAAGCTTATGAAAAGGCTAAAGATTTGGGGATTAAAACGATTAGTTTAGTGGGGCGTGATGGAGGAAAAATGAAGCCTTTAAGCGATATAGCCTTGATTGTCCCTAGTGATGATACGCCACGAATCCAAGAAATCCATATTCTTGCCATCCATATTTTATGCGATTGCATTGAAAGGCATTTCGCTCATAAAAATTAG
- a CDS encoding phosphatase PAP2 family protein, translating to MVFDRTISVREKKAAKTLGVVGVVFFILFGIMISGVASRQEWVQQLDLFFIDLIRNPAPIQGSAWLSFVFFSTWFAQSKLTTSIALLISVWFGFQKRIALGVWFFSSILLGEITLKLLKHLVARPRPATNGELALAHGFSFPSGHALASALFYGSLALLLCYSNANARFKTIGAIILLFWIFLMAYDRVYLGVHYPSDVLGGFCLGIAWSCCSLALYLGVLKRPYNQ from the coding sequence ATGGTGTTTGACAGAACGATAAGCGTGAGAGAGAAAAAAGCGGCTAAGACGCTTGGGGTGGTGGGGGTCGTTTTTTTTATTTTATTTGGCATAATGATAAGTGGGGTGGCTTCACGCCAAGAGTGGGTGCAACAATTAGATTTATTTTTTATAGATTTGATCCGCAACCCAGCCCCCATTCAAGGGAGCGCGTGGCTTTCTTTCGTGTTTTTTAGCACTTGGTTTGCGCAAAGCAAGCTCACCACTTCTATCGCTTTACTCATTAGCGTGTGGTTTGGGTTTCAAAAACGCATCGCTTTAGGGGTGTGGTTTTTCTCTAGCATCTTATTAGGTGAAATCACCTTAAAACTCCTTAAGCATTTAGTCGCGCGCCCACGGCCTGCAACGAATGGCGAATTAGCCTTAGCGCATGGCTTCAGCTTCCCTAGCGGGCATGCTTTGGCTTCTGCACTTTTTTATGGCTCTTTGGCGTTGTTGTTGTGCTATTCTAATGCAAACGCTCGCTTTAAAACCATTGGCGCTATCATTTTACTTTTTTGGATTTTTTTAATGGCGTATGATAGGGTTTATTTAGGGGTGCATTACCCTAGCGATGTGTTAGGAGGGTTTTGTTTAGGGATTGCTTGGTCGTGTTGCTCTTTAGCGCTTTATTTAGGGGTTTTGAAACGCCCTTATAATCAATAA